In a single window of the Heliangelus exortis chromosome 1, bHelExo1.hap1, whole genome shotgun sequence genome:
- the LOC139791091 gene encoding histone H2B 1/2/3/4/6, which yields MPEPAKSAPAPKKGSKKAVTKTQKKGDKKRKKSRKESYSIYVYKVLKQVHPDTGISSKAMGIMNSFVNDIFERIAGEASRLAHYNKRSTITSREIQTAVRLLLPGELAKHAVSEGTKAVTKYTSSK from the coding sequence ATGCCTGAGCCAGCTAAGTCTGCCCCGGCGCCCAAGAAGGGCTCCAAGAAAGCCGTCACTAAGACGCAGAAGAAAGGAGACAAGAAGCGCAAGAAGAGCCGCAAGGAGAGCTACTCGATCTACGTGTACAAGGTGCTGAAGCAGGTGCACCCCGACACGGGCATCTCGTCCAAGGCCATGGGCATCATGAACTCCTTCGTTAATGATATCTTCGAGCGCATCGCCGGGGAGGCGTCTCGCCTGGCGCACTACAACAAGCGCTCCACCATCACCTCGCGGGAGATCCAGACGGCAGtgcggctgctgctgcccggCGAGCTGGCCAAGCACGCAGTCTCCGAGGGGACCAAGGCTGTCACCAAGTACACCAGCTCTAAGTAA
- the LOC139791088 gene encoding histone H2A-IV: protein MSGRGKQGGKARAKAKSRSSRAGLQFPVGRVHRLLRKGNYAERVGAGAPVYLAAVLEYLTAEILELAGNAARDNKKTRIIPRHLQLAIRNDEELNKLLGKVTIAQGGVLPNIQAVLLPKKTDSHKAKAK, encoded by the coding sequence ATGTCCGGCCGCGGGAAGCAGGGCGGGAAGGCGCGGGCCAAGGCCAAGTCGCGCTCGTCGCGGGCCGGGCTGCAGTTCCCGGTGGGCCGCGTCCACCGCCTCCTGCGGAAAGGCAACTACGCGGAGCGGGTGGGCGCCGGCGCCCCGGTGTACCTGGCGGCCGTGCTGGAGTACCTGACGGCCGAGATCCTGGAGCTGGCGGGCAACGCGGCCCGCGACAACAAGAAGACGCGCATCATCCCCCGCCACCTGCAGCTGGCCATCCGCAACGACGAGGAGCTCAACAAGCTGCTGGGCAAGGTGACGATCGCGCAGGGTGGGGTGCTGCCCAACATCCAGGCCGTGCTGCTGCCCAAGAAGACCGACAGCCACAAGGCTAAAGCCAAGTGA
- the LOC139791074 gene encoding histone H1.01, translating into MSETAPAAAPDAPAPGAKAAAKKPKKAAGASKARKPAGPSVTELITKAVSASKERKGLSLAALKKALAAGGYDVEKNNSRIKLGLKSLVSKGTLVQTKGTGASGSFRLNKKPGEVKEKAPKKRAAAAKPKKPAAKKPASAAKKPKKAAAVKKSPKKAKKPAATAAKKAAKSPKKAAKAGRPKKAAKSPAKAKAVKPKAAKPKAAKPKAAKAKKGAPKKK; encoded by the coding sequence ATGTCCGAGACCGCTCCCGCAGCCGCCCCTGATGCTCCCGCTCCCGGTGCAAAGGCCGCCGCCAAGAAGCCGAAGAAAGCGGCGGGCGCCTCCAAAGCCCGCAAGCCCGCCGGCCCCAGCGTCACCGAGCTGATCACCAAGGCCGTGTCCGCTTCCAAGGAGCGCAAGGGGCTCTCACTCGCCGCTCTCAAGAAGGCGCTGGCCGCCGGAGGCTACGATGTGGAGAAGAACAACAGCCGCATCAAGCTGGGGCTCAAGAGCCTCGTCAGCAAGGGCACCCTGGTGCAGACCAAGGGCACCGGCGCCTCCGGGTCTTTCCGCCTTAATAAAAAGCCCGGGGAAGTGAAGGAGAAAGCCCCCAAGAAGCGCGCAGCCGCGGCCAAGCCGAAGAAGCCCGCGGCTAAGAAACCCGCCAGCGCTGCAAAGAAGCCTAAGAAGGCGGCGGCGGTGAAGAAGAGTCCCAAGAAAGCCAAGAAGCCGGCAGCGACTGCTGCTAAGAAAGCGGCCAAGAGCCCCAAGAAGGCAGCCAAAGCAGGTCGCCCCAAGAAGGCAGCGAAGAGTCCGGCCAAGGCGAAGGCGGTGAAGCCCAAGGCAGCCAAGCCCAAGGCAGCGAAGCCGAAAGCAGCCAAGGCTAAGAAGGGAGCGCCCAAGAAGAAGTAA
- the LOC139791075 gene encoding histone H4 codes for MSGRGKGGKGLGKGGAKRHRKVLRDNIQGITKPAIRRLARRGGVKRISGLIYEETRGVLKVFLENVIRDAVTYTEHAKRKTVTAMDVVYALKRQGRTLYGFGG; via the coding sequence ATGTCTGGCAGAGGCAAGGGCGGGAAGGGGCTCGGCAAGGGAGGCGCTAAGCGCCACCGTAAGGTGCTGCGCGATAACATCCAGGGCATCACCAAGCCGGCCATCCGTCGCCTTGCTCGGCGTGGGGGTGTGAAGCGCATCTCGGGGCTGATTTACGAAGAGACGCGTGGGGTGCTGAAGGTGTTCTTGGAGAACGTGATCCGCGATGCCGTGACCTACACCGAGCACGCCAAGAGGAAGACGGTGACAGCCATGGATGTGGTCTACGCCCTGAAGCGGCAGGGACGCACCCTTTACGGCTTCGGCGGTTAA
- the LOC139791076 gene encoding histone H2A type 2-C: protein MSGRGKQGGKARAKAKSRSSRAGLQFPVGRVHRLLRKGNYAERVGAGAPVYLAAVLEYLTAEILELAGNAARDNKKTRIIPRHLQLAIRNDEELNKLLGKVTIAQGGVLPNIQAVLLPKKTESHKAKSK from the coding sequence ATGTCCGGCCGCGGGAAGCAGGGCGGGAAGGCGCGGGCCAAGGCCAAGTCGCGCTCGTCGCGGGCCGGGCTGCAGTTCCCGGTGGGCCGCGTCCACCGCCTCCTGCGGAAAGGCAACTACGCGGAGCGGGTGGGCGCCGGCGCCCCGGTGTACCTGGCGGCCGTGCTGGAGTACCTGACGGCCGAGATCCTGGAGCTGGCGGGCAACGCTGCCCGCGACAACAAGAAGACGCGCATCATCCCCCGCCACCTGCAGCTGGCCATCCGCAACGACGAGGAGCTCAACAAGCTGCTGGGCAAGGTGACGATCGCGCAGGGTGGGGTGCTGCCCAATATCCAGGCCGTGCTGCTGCCCAAGAAGACCGAGAGCCATAAAGCCAAGAGCAAGTAA
- the LOC139797547 gene encoding histone H3, with amino-acid sequence MARTKQTARKSTGGKAPRKQLATKAARKSAPATGGVKKPHRYRPGTVALREIRRYQKSTELLIRKLPFQRLVREIAQDFKTDLRFQSSAVMALQEASEAYLVGLFEDTNLCAIHAKRVTIMPKDIQLARRIRGERA; translated from the coding sequence ATGGCCCGTACGAAGCAGACCGCGCGTAAGTCGACAGGCGGGAAGGCGCCCCGCAAGCAGTTGGCCACCAAGGCGGCCCGCAAGAGCGCGCCGGCCACGGGCGGCGTGAAGAAGCCGCACCGGTACCGTCCCGGCACGGTGGCGCTGCGCGAGATCCGGCGCTACCAGAAGTCGACGGAGCTGCTGATCCGCAAGCTGCCCTTCCAGCGGCTGGTGCGGGAGATCGCGCAGGACTTCAAGACGGACCTGCGCTTCCAGAGCTCCGCCGTGATGGCGCTGCAGGAGGCGAGCGAGGCCTACCTGGTGGGGCTCTTCGAGGACACCAACCTGTGCGCCATCCACGCCAAGCGCGTCACCATCATGCCCAAGGACATCCAGCTGGCCCGGCGCATCCGCGGTGAACGTGCATAA
- the LOC139791077 gene encoding histone H2A type 2-C, which produces MSGRGKQGGKARAKAKSRSSRAGLQFPVGRVHRLLRKGNYAERVGAGAPVYLAAVLEYLTAEILELAGNAARDNKKTRIIPRHLQLAIRNDEELNKLLGKVTIAQGGVLPNIQAVLLPKKTESHKAKSK; this is translated from the coding sequence ATGTCCGGCCGCGGGAAGCAGGGCGGGAAGGCGCGGGCCAAGGCCAAGTCGCGCTCGTCGCGGGCCGGGCTGCAGTTCCCGGTGGGCCGCGTCCACCGCCTCCTGCGGAAAGGCAACTACGCGGAGCGGGTGGGCGCCGGCGCCCCGGTGTACCTGGCGGCCGTGCTGGAGTACCTGACGGCCGAGATCCTGGAGCTGGCGGGCAACGCTGCCCGCGACAACAAGAAGACGCGCATCATCCCCCGCCACCTGCAGCTGGCCATCCGCAACGACGAGGAGCTCAACAAGCTGCTGGGCAAGGTGACGATCGCGCAGGGCGGGGTGCTGCCCAACATCCAGGCCGTGCTGCTGCCCAAGAAGACCGAGAGCCATAAAGCCAAGAGCAAGTAA
- the LOC139791078 gene encoding histone H4: MSGRGKGGKGLGKGGAKRHRKVLRDNIQGITKPAIRRLARRGGVKRISGLIYEETRGVLKVFLENVIRDAVTYTEHAKRKTVTAMDVVYALKRQGRTLYGFGG; the protein is encoded by the coding sequence ATGTCTGGCAGGGGCAAGGGCGGGAAGGGGCTCGGCAAGGGAGGCGCTAAGCGCCACCGTAAGGTGCTGCGGGATAACATCCAGGGCATCACCAAGCCGGCCATCCGTCGCCTTGCTCGGCGTGGCGGTGTGAAGCGCATCTCGGGGCTGATCTACGAAGAGACGCGTGGCGTGCTGAAGGTGTTCTTGGAGAACGTGATCCGCGATGCCGTGACCTACACCGAGCACGCCAAGAGGAAGACGGTGACAGCCATGGATGTGGTCTACGCCCTGAAGCGCCAGGGACGCACCCTTTACGGCTTCGGCGGTTAA